A region of Streptomyces sp. NBC_00654 DNA encodes the following proteins:
- a CDS encoding DEAD/DEAH box helicase, whose translation MNYPNVTGGSGDPSVIETIIEQSTRVLETYRVDPGLILEHANGERRITQGGYGDRQLFELVQNAADEIADSPGGKVHVVLTNTHLYCANEGTAVTAQGAETILRMGVSKKRGGQIGRFGVGVKSILAVTDTPQFFSTSGSFGFDRGWSYEEIRKARGGAADEEFEAPVLRMARPLDASKERAADPVLAGLLDWATTVVRLPLLPGAAERLGHDIHTSAGKPDIQREFPARFQLFSHHVGTVVLEDRRSMPQVRREITVEHEGFVHIVHEARTGKPDARSTWKVFSHAHRPTEVARASAGEMHDRGTIDIAWAVPEYTGDTVLTAPKGRGEFWSFFPTKYPMTLGGILNGAWKTNEDRQNLLDSSPFNQEIIQVAARLVVESLPRLAPAEDPGAYLPFLPGRSRDSETLNWADKYLTEQIWKLTAQLPSLPDQDGVLRVPRDLRIHPAPMGKVALRLDWLRMWNAYPGRPTHWIHPSVEAAEFRAGKVGHVLDETRQGRATVREWLEALVADGTAEASAVAIRILAAMIREASPFAAEARAARIVLTEESGMVPAVVGKVFRRAVQDGLRDGTTYVDQKLSEDQSLIIDLNEIGIREADSRGRFIGVLEQGFAHYGPQDWSRFWELFHSAGGSQVSGEVTARVADPLATLYVRTVDGRFHPMRDCLLPGDVVPGDGSRDGSVAVDLEFHSDDRMVFHEFGLRALPTTGHRPADEQWYEEYRTAMYESYCRTLSSSAGRPSFSRLKLEGSPVGGPLHLLERLSEEGRGAFVKALPDAGVIDTWNMQFGVQVSTLKTVYSPLRWMLARHGRVPTSQGVVPLAGAVGPQLHAYADVLPVADISAEKARKLHLPTVVEDVPANQWARLLEQLGTSDDDTFVGRTYVMLTRLEVDFPEGELTRCRVGSEWSAREDHEIAVAATDAEYRALRAEQLPALFAGSPEDAALLVKTWGMLRYADVISKETRHVGIGEPTLLHDEFPTLRQRMGNSVNNYRLLPCSELEELIRTPQGTRATPLSSALQGTTVLVLEPENRLAALMAVDRELRWGLKEAGCRAVLDAQERQEADQQLQASLRRVREAESVEEKLELLIGATALRAGLPPGLMESERAELGDVEPSARRIARMAYNAHGDSVLHMHTRDLLSAYPSHAPSGFTGSSSAVRFVSEFGFPDSFAGTRTPSLPPRVEVPGPTEFPRLHDYQERLATKVFAMLDRFTPQRGMLSLPTGAGKTRVAAEAVIRWVKQMGELEGPILWIAQTEELCEQAVQSWSFVWSKVGAESPLTISRLWTTNEAGPVVDRPHLVVATDAKLRNCLGEDAYAWLRQACLVIVDEAHVAISPQYTEILAHLGLTSRETRRHLLGLTATPFRNTNDEETRRLVQRFGAQRLDDGVFDSDDPYAELQKLRMLAKVDHRELTGGTIVLTNDEKERAEQMSLLSKAAEQRLADDHDRNRRILEEIEAMPADWPVLVFATSVAHAKFLAAKLKDRGITAASVDSATPTGERRKSIDDFRRGRVRVLTNYGVLTQGFDAPATRAVVITRPTYSPNVYQQMIGRGLRGPGNGGKETCLILNVRDNITNYDKALAFTQFEHLWRAK comes from the coding sequence GTGAATTACCCCAACGTGACGGGCGGTTCGGGCGACCCGTCCGTCATCGAGACGATCATCGAGCAGTCGACTCGCGTCCTGGAGACCTACAGGGTCGATCCGGGCCTGATCCTGGAACACGCCAACGGTGAGCGGCGGATCACCCAGGGCGGCTACGGGGACCGGCAGTTGTTCGAGCTCGTCCAGAATGCGGCCGACGAGATCGCCGACTCCCCCGGCGGCAAGGTGCATGTCGTTCTCACGAACACACACCTCTACTGCGCGAACGAGGGAACAGCGGTCACGGCCCAGGGCGCGGAGACCATTCTCCGGATGGGTGTGTCGAAGAAGCGCGGGGGCCAGATCGGCCGATTCGGGGTCGGTGTGAAGTCGATCCTGGCCGTCACCGACACTCCTCAATTCTTCAGCACGTCCGGCTCGTTCGGATTCGACCGGGGATGGTCGTACGAGGAGATCAGGAAGGCGCGCGGGGGCGCGGCCGACGAGGAGTTCGAGGCACCGGTCCTGCGGATGGCCCGTCCGCTGGACGCCTCGAAGGAGCGCGCGGCGGATCCCGTGCTGGCCGGCCTGTTGGACTGGGCCACCACCGTGGTACGACTTCCCCTGCTGCCGGGCGCCGCGGAACGGCTCGGCCACGACATCCACACGTCCGCCGGCAAGCCCGACATCCAGCGGGAGTTCCCCGCGCGGTTCCAGCTCTTCTCCCACCATGTGGGGACCGTGGTGCTGGAGGACCGTCGGTCGATGCCGCAGGTCCGCCGTGAGATCACGGTCGAGCACGAGGGCTTCGTCCACATCGTCCACGAGGCGCGGACCGGCAAGCCGGATGCGCGGTCCACCTGGAAGGTCTTCTCGCACGCCCACCGTCCCACCGAGGTGGCCAGGGCCAGCGCGGGCGAGATGCACGACCGGGGGACGATCGACATCGCCTGGGCCGTTCCCGAGTACACCGGTGACACCGTGCTGACCGCCCCCAAGGGACGTGGCGAGTTCTGGTCGTTCTTCCCGACCAAGTACCCCATGACCCTGGGCGGAATTCTCAACGGCGCCTGGAAGACAAATGAGGACAGACAGAACCTTCTGGACTCCAGCCCCTTCAACCAGGAGATCATCCAGGTCGCGGCGCGGCTGGTGGTCGAATCGCTTCCGCGGTTGGCCCCCGCCGAGGATCCGGGAGCCTATCTGCCCTTCCTGCCCGGCCGGTCCCGGGATTCGGAGACCCTGAACTGGGCGGACAAGTATCTGACCGAACAGATCTGGAAGTTGACGGCCCAGCTGCCCTCGCTCCCCGATCAGGACGGTGTCCTGCGGGTCCCCCGGGATCTGCGCATCCACCCGGCCCCGATGGGGAAGGTCGCGCTCAGGCTCGACTGGCTCCGCATGTGGAACGCCTATCCCGGGCGCCCCACGCACTGGATCCACCCCTCGGTGGAGGCCGCCGAGTTCCGCGCCGGAAAGGTGGGACACGTCCTCGACGAGACCCGCCAGGGCCGGGCGACCGTCCGTGAGTGGCTGGAGGCGCTGGTCGCCGACGGCACGGCCGAGGCCTCCGCCGTCGCGATCCGCATCCTGGCCGCGATGATCCGTGAGGCGTCCCCGTTCGCGGCCGAGGCCCGCGCCGCGCGCATCGTGCTCACCGAGGAGAGCGGGATGGTTCCCGCCGTCGTGGGCAAGGTCTTCCGGAGGGCCGTTCAGGACGGGCTTCGGGACGGAACGACGTACGTCGATCAGAAGCTGTCCGAGGACCAGTCCCTGATCATTGATCTCAACGAGATCGGCATCCGCGAGGCGGACTCCCGAGGTCGCTTCATCGGCGTCCTCGAACAGGGCTTCGCCCACTACGGTCCGCAGGACTGGTCACGATTCTGGGAGCTTTTCCACAGCGCCGGCGGCAGTCAGGTCAGCGGAGAGGTCACCGCCCGCGTCGCCGACCCGTTGGCGACCCTGTACGTACGGACCGTCGACGGGCGCTTCCATCCCATGCGGGACTGCCTGCTCCCCGGGGACGTAGTACCCGGTGACGGCAGCCGGGACGGCTCGGTCGCCGTGGACCTGGAGTTCCATTCCGACGACAGGATGGTCTTCCACGAGTTCGGCCTGCGCGCGCTGCCGACGACCGGACACCGTCCGGCGGACGAGCAGTGGTACGAGGAGTACCGCACAGCCATGTACGAGAGCTACTGCCGGACGTTGAGCAGCAGCGCCGGCCGTCCCTCCTTCAGCAGGCTCAAGCTGGAGGGCTCCCCAGTCGGGGGGCCGCTGCATCTCCTGGAGCGGCTGTCGGAGGAAGGCAGGGGTGCTTTCGTCAAGGCGCTGCCCGACGCGGGTGTCATCGACACCTGGAACATGCAGTTCGGCGTCCAGGTCTCCACACTCAAGACCGTCTACTCCCCCCTGCGATGGATGCTCGCCCGACACGGCCGAGTCCCCACCTCACAGGGTGTCGTGCCGCTCGCCGGCGCGGTGGGCCCGCAGCTCCACGCGTACGCGGATGTCCTTCCCGTCGCGGACATCAGTGCGGAGAAAGCCCGCAAGCTGCACCTTCCGACCGTGGTGGAGGATGTCCCCGCGAATCAGTGGGCCCGTCTCCTCGAACAGCTCGGCACCAGCGACGACGACACCTTCGTCGGTCGCACCTATGTGATGCTGACCCGCCTCGAAGTCGACTTCCCCGAAGGGGAGCTGACCCGTTGCCGCGTCGGATCGGAGTGGTCCGCACGCGAGGACCACGAGATCGCGGTCGCGGCCACCGACGCGGAGTATCGCGCGCTTCGCGCGGAGCAGCTGCCCGCCCTCTTCGCCGGAAGCCCGGAGGACGCCGCGCTCCTGGTCAAGACGTGGGGCATGTTGCGCTACGCCGACGTGATCAGCAAGGAGACCCGTCATGTGGGTATCGGCGAGCCCACCCTCCTGCACGACGAGTTCCCCACGCTCCGGCAGCGCATGGGCAACTCGGTGAACAACTACCGGCTGCTGCCGTGCTCCGAGTTGGAGGAGCTGATCCGTACGCCGCAGGGCACCCGGGCCACCCCCCTGAGCAGCGCGCTCCAGGGCACCACCGTGCTCGTCCTCGAACCCGAGAACCGACTGGCCGCACTGATGGCGGTGGACCGTGAACTGCGCTGGGGGCTGAAGGAGGCGGGGTGCCGAGCGGTTCTCGACGCACAGGAACGCCAGGAGGCCGACCAGCAACTCCAGGCTTCCCTCCGCCGGGTCCGGGAGGCGGAGAGCGTCGAGGAGAAGCTGGAACTGCTCATCGGGGCGACGGCGTTGCGCGCGGGTCTGCCGCCGGGCCTGATGGAGAGCGAGCGCGCCGAACTCGGCGACGTCGAGCCGTCGGCCCGTCGCATCGCGCGGATGGCGTACAACGCCCACGGTGACAGCGTCCTGCACATGCACACCCGCGATCTCCTGTCCGCCTATCCGAGTCATGCCCCGTCGGGTTTCACCGGCTCCTCGTCCGCGGTGAGGTTCGTCTCGGAGTTCGGCTTCCCCGATTCCTTCGCCGGCACCAGAACCCCCTCGTTGCCCCCGAGGGTCGAGGTTCCGGGCCCCACGGAGTTCCCCCGTCTGCACGACTACCAGGAACGCCTGGCCACGAAGGTCTTCGCGATGCTGGACCGGTTCACCCCGCAGCGCGGGATGCTGTCGCTGCCCACCGGTGCGGGCAAGACCCGGGTGGCGGCCGAAGCGGTCATTCGTTGGGTCAAGCAGATGGGCGAGCTGGAAGGTCCCATTCTCTGGATCGCCCAGACCGAGGAGCTCTGCGAACAGGCGGTCCAGAGCTGGAGTTTCGTCTGGTCGAAGGTGGGGGCCGAGTCCCCGCTGACGATCAGCAGGCTGTGGACGACCAACGAGGCCGGCCCGGTCGTCGACCGACCCCATCTCGTGGTCGCGACGGACGCGAAGCTCCGCAACTGCCTGGGCGAGGACGCGTACGCCTGGCTCCGACAGGCGTGCCTCGTGATCGTCGACGAGGCGCACGTGGCGATCTCTCCGCAGTACACGGAGATCCTCGCGCACCTCGGTCTCACCTCGCGCGAGACACGTCGCCACCTGCTCGGGCTCACCGCCACCCCGTTCCGCAACACCAACGACGAGGAGACCCGGCGACTGGTCCAGCGATTCGGTGCGCAGCGGCTCGACGACGGGGTCTTCGACTCGGACGACCCGTACGCGGAGCTTCAGAAGCTCCGCATGCTGGCGAAGGTGGATCACCGCGAACTCACCGGCGGGACCATCGTGTTGACCAACGACGAGAAGGAGCGGGCCGAGCAGATGAGCCTGCTGTCGAAGGCCGCCGAGCAGCGTCTCGCCGACGACCACGACCGCAACAGGCGCATCCTCGAAGAGATCGAGGCCATGCCCGCCGACTGGCCGGTGCTGGTCTTCGCCACGTCCGTCGCGCACGCCAAGTTCCTGGCCGCGAAGCTCAAGGACCGGGGCATCACCGCCGCCTCGGTGGACTCCGCCACGCCGACGGGCGAACGCAGGAAGAGCATCGACGACTTCCGCCGGGGCCGCGTGCGTGTGCTCACCAACTACGGTGTTCTGACGCAGGGGTTCGACGCGCCGGCCACGCGTGCCGTCGTCATCACCCGCCCCACCTACAGCCCGAACGTGTACCAGCAGATGATCGGTCGCGGTCTGCGGGGTCCCGGCAACGGAGGCAAGGAGACCTGCCTCATCCTGAACGTCCGGGACAACATCACCAACTACGACAAGGCGCTCGCCTTCACGCAGTTCGAGCACCTGTGGAGGGCCAAGTGA
- a CDS encoding helix-turn-helix transcriptional regulator produces MDTGMDFGPWLARQLKQSKMSQADLAQEIGLTRAAVSAWITGRATPREETIAKIAEALGTDLGTIHTRTTDTLAGLPVSWYHRPGYADGGREFGNAAAFAFRADVGVLAREATQNSLDERLDPAQPVRVRYTLHELTGESLARFKEEIRWDDLLPHYEAASAQDQKVGRTIAAGLRDMYERDRLVLLRIDDYNASGLTGDDYETGRFAAVVRRQLDSHKSMSAAGGSYGLGKATLWATSRLGLVLMNSTLSEPHEGRTERRLIGRLDLPWREVGGTPWAGPAWFGRPDPDADDVNVARSWWADEGGAERLHLSRESSEPGTSFLIVGAHDVASLAEETESGDVEDSDSVHRMHHRLREALGRNFWAAMTGGATGRPLLEASVRTLRNGEEIIAETRVDPRGTQPSRTRALQAFLDGTTVERLTESGQVAMTTVPLVVPGRAGRSDGEHRAVVLVTAAEDGDDGKSNRVTTMRGNRMTVRSGWVPNLPVGTNPFQAVLLAGRAAGDDAPFADEAEAFLRAAEPPEHDKWGQTEELRMLYSPSAYRRIATLTTETNRAVRDLVALPAKKRKGGSERLRKRLAVGGRKVARPVSAAGPPTLEELDARIDDDGAWCVTGEIKVPLGGDSWRPVPVAKLEVRSGPRPVLGWSELVAVHNCEVVDGAIHIAPGARGATFRGTTDVSTHPVRAVFSGLVVELRTDKGVQA; encoded by the coding sequence ATGGACACCGGCATGGACTTCGGTCCCTGGCTCGCACGACAGCTGAAGCAGTCGAAGATGAGCCAGGCCGATCTCGCTCAGGAGATCGGCCTGACCCGGGCGGCCGTCTCGGCCTGGATCACCGGGCGGGCGACTCCCCGCGAGGAGACGATCGCCAAGATCGCCGAGGCGCTGGGGACGGATCTGGGGACCATCCACACCCGGACCACCGACACCCTGGCCGGCCTGCCGGTCTCCTGGTACCACCGCCCCGGATACGCGGACGGGGGACGCGAGTTCGGCAACGCGGCGGCCTTCGCGTTCCGGGCCGATGTCGGAGTGCTGGCCCGCGAGGCCACCCAGAACAGTCTGGACGAACGCCTGGACCCAGCCCAGCCCGTCCGGGTGCGCTACACGCTGCACGAACTGACCGGAGAGTCCTTGGCCCGGTTCAAGGAGGAGATTCGCTGGGACGACCTCCTTCCGCACTACGAGGCGGCTTCCGCGCAGGACCAGAAGGTCGGCCGGACGATCGCCGCCGGGCTGCGCGACATGTACGAGCGCGACCGGCTGGTCCTCCTGCGCATCGACGACTACAACGCCTCCGGTCTGACCGGCGACGACTACGAGACCGGCCGCTTCGCCGCGGTCGTCCGTCGTCAGCTCGACAGCCACAAGTCCATGAGCGCCGCCGGTGGCTCGTACGGTCTCGGCAAGGCGACGCTCTGGGCGACGAGCCGACTCGGCCTGGTGCTCATGAACTCCACGCTGTCGGAACCGCACGAGGGACGGACCGAACGGCGGCTCATCGGCCGACTCGATCTGCCCTGGCGCGAGGTGGGCGGAACACCCTGGGCAGGTCCGGCCTGGTTCGGCCGGCCGGATCCCGACGCCGACGATGTGAACGTCGCCCGCTCGTGGTGGGCCGACGAGGGCGGAGCCGAGCGGCTCCATCTCTCCAGGGAGAGCTCCGAGCCCGGCACGTCGTTCCTGATCGTCGGGGCCCACGACGTGGCGAGCCTCGCCGAGGAGACGGAGAGCGGCGATGTCGAGGACAGCGACAGCGTGCATCGGATGCACCACCGTCTGCGGGAGGCACTCGGCCGGAACTTCTGGGCGGCCATGACCGGTGGAGCGACCGGGCGACCGTTGCTGGAGGCCTCCGTCCGGACGCTCCGCAACGGCGAGGAGATCATCGCGGAGACGCGGGTCGATCCCCGGGGCACCCAACCTTCCCGCACCCGCGCACTGCAGGCGTTCCTGGACGGCACGACCGTGGAGCGGTTGACGGAGTCCGGACAGGTGGCCATGACCACCGTGCCCCTGGTGGTGCCGGGGCGCGCGGGACGAAGCGACGGGGAGCACCGGGCCGTCGTCCTGGTGACCGCGGCCGAGGACGGCGACGACGGGAAGTCGAACCGGGTGACGACCATGCGGGGCAACCGTATGACGGTCAGGAGCGGGTGGGTGCCCAACCTGCCGGTAGGGACGAATCCCTTCCAGGCCGTGCTGCTCGCGGGCAGGGCGGCGGGTGACGACGCGCCCTTCGCGGACGAGGCGGAGGCGTTCCTCCGAGCCGCGGAACCGCCCGAGCACGACAAGTGGGGACAGACGGAAGAGCTGCGGATGCTCTACTCGCCGTCCGCGTACCGGCGCATCGCCACGCTCACCACCGAGACGAACAGAGCGGTGCGCGATCTGGTCGCGCTTCCCGCCAAGAAGCGCAAGGGCGGCTCGGAGCGGCTGCGCAAACGGCTCGCCGTGGGAGGCCGTAAGGTCGCCCGGCCCGTGTCGGCGGCCGGTCCGCCGACCCTGGAGGAGCTCGATGCCCGGATCGACGACGACGGCGCGTGGTGCGTCACGGGGGAGATCAAGGTTCCTCTCGGAGGAGACTCCTGGCGCCCCGTCCCGGTCGCGAAGCTGGAAGTGCGCTCCGGGCCGCGACCGGTTCTGGGCTGGTCCGAACTCGTCGCCGTGCACAACTGCGAGGTGGTGGACGGGGCGATCCACATCGCGCCCGGCGCGCGCGGTGCGACCTTCCGGGGAACCACCGACGTATCCACCCATCCGGTACGGGCCGTGTTCAGCGGACTCGTCGTGGAGCTGCGCACCGACAAGGGGGTCCAGGCATGA
- a CDS encoding UvrD-helicase domain-containing protein — protein sequence MTDAYLDSPPLTEEQRAVVDHPWDTRLLVTAGAGAGKTHTLVRRLDALMSDEDEALEAGEILVLSFSRAAVRELRERISAHAHEARRVRVQTFDSWAYGVLRSEQPDRDWGVLRFDERIRETTEAILRGAVEAGEQGAPAHVVIDEVQDLVGDRRDMVETLLDRFQESCGFTVVGDGAQAIFGFQVSDEDARAAETNYFFDWLRASYPDDLVELHLSTNFRARTDEARTALALGGALRRLPSESAESDAAGEDYHRKLTDLLRSCPDFGDPEAPFTVESLQSYPGTCAILCRDNRQALVLSDKLFSLGVRHRVQRALQDRPVPAWVASVLRGTGTTTLTEERFLALLSASPVAPVGDRARIWRSLRGAARAPRGLMDVSAVRRLIAEGRFPDDLAAVEPAGLVVSTVHRAKGLEFDRVIVLDPSPMAELRKQHTHVDPAAEARSLYVAMTRPRDDLFRIAAPDTALIRRDRSTDRWYLGGWKSYVRDGIAASGRDMCREHPPGTDGFDDDAAGVQDYLASAVSPGDSLVLRAQHGLPVAADQSPPYTVLHRDRPIAVASERFRRDLHTSLKISRTWDVSWPVEIGGFRVDCLESVAGSVASGSRAGLGDHGIWTVPRMTGLGRYRRAGKTAQEGNDA from the coding sequence GTGACCGACGCCTACCTCGACAGCCCGCCCCTCACCGAGGAGCAGCGGGCGGTGGTCGACCACCCCTGGGACACCAGGTTGTTGGTCACGGCGGGCGCCGGCGCCGGCAAGACACATACCCTGGTCCGCCGCCTCGACGCCCTGATGAGTGACGAGGACGAGGCGCTGGAAGCCGGTGAGATCCTGGTCCTCAGCTTCTCCCGTGCGGCGGTCCGGGAGCTGCGCGAGCGGATCTCCGCGCATGCCCACGAGGCCCGTCGGGTCAGGGTCCAGACCTTCGACTCATGGGCGTACGGCGTGCTGCGGAGCGAGCAGCCCGACCGTGACTGGGGCGTTCTCCGTTTCGACGAGCGGATCAGGGAGACCACCGAGGCCATTCTCCGAGGAGCGGTCGAGGCGGGCGAGCAGGGCGCACCCGCCCACGTGGTGATCGACGAGGTCCAGGACCTCGTCGGTGATCGGCGGGACATGGTGGAGACCCTGCTGGACCGCTTCCAGGAGAGCTGCGGCTTCACCGTGGTGGGCGACGGGGCCCAGGCGATCTTCGGCTTCCAGGTGTCGGACGAGGATGCCCGTGCGGCCGAGACGAACTACTTCTTCGACTGGTTGCGCGCCTCCTACCCGGACGACCTGGTGGAGCTGCATCTCTCCACCAACTTCCGGGCCCGTACGGACGAGGCGCGCACCGCGCTGGCCCTGGGCGGCGCGCTCCGGCGGCTGCCCTCGGAGTCGGCGGAGTCCGATGCCGCCGGTGAGGACTATCACCGGAAGCTGACCGACCTGCTTCGTTCATGCCCCGATTTCGGTGATCCGGAGGCCCCGTTCACCGTCGAGTCACTGCAGTCGTACCCGGGAACCTGCGCGATCCTCTGCAGGGACAATCGGCAGGCGCTCGTGCTGTCCGACAAGCTGTTCTCGCTCGGGGTCCGGCACCGGGTGCAGCGGGCCCTGCAGGATCGTCCCGTTCCCGCCTGGGTCGCCTCCGTTCTGCGCGGAACGGGCACCACCACGTTGACCGAGGAACGCTTCCTGGCGCTGCTCTCCGCGAGCCCGGTGGCGCCGGTCGGGGACCGTGCGAGGATCTGGCGTTCCCTGCGGGGTGCCGCCCGTGCCCCCAGGGGGTTGATGGACGTGTCGGCCGTGCGACGGCTGATCGCCGAGGGGCGTTTCCCCGACGACCTGGCAGCCGTCGAACCCGCCGGCCTGGTCGTGTCGACCGTGCACCGCGCCAAGGGTCTGGAATTCGATCGGGTGATCGTGCTCGACCCGTCCCCGATGGCGGAGTTGCGCAAGCAGCACACCCATGTCGACCCGGCGGCCGAGGCGCGTTCGCTCTACGTCGCGATGACCCGACCGCGGGACGACCTGTTCCGCATCGCGGCGCCGGACACGGCGCTGATCCGTCGTGACAGGTCGACCGACCGTTGGTACCTGGGCGGTTGGAAGTCGTACGTCCGTGACGGCATCGCCGCCTCGGGACGCGACATGTGCCGGGAGCACCCGCCCGGCACGGACGGATTCGACGACGACGCGGCGGGCGTGCAGGACTACTTGGCGTCGGCGGTGTCCCCCGGTGACTCGCTGGTTCTGCGGGCCCAGCACGGGCTGCCCGTGGCCGCCGACCAGAGCCCCCCGTACACCGTCCTTCACCGGGACCGACCGATCGCGGTCGCTTCGGAGCGGTTCCGCAGGGATCTCCACACCTCTCTGAAGATCAGCAGGACCTGGGACGTCAGCTGGCCGGTGGAGATCGGAGGATTCCGGGTGGACTGTCTGGAGAGTGTCGCCGGAAGCGTCGCCTCCGGCTCCCGCGCCGGACTGGGGGATCACGGCATCTGGACGGTGCCCCGTATGACAGGACTCGGTCGGTACAGGCGAGCCGGGAAGACCGCGCAGGAAGGCAACGACGCATGA